Proteins from a genomic interval of Paracholeplasma manati:
- the rplR gene encoding 50S ribosomal protein L18, which yields MISKQSSNVTRQKRHLRIRQTLSGTAARPRLSVYRSNTAFYAQLIDDVNQTTLFAARSQELNLKGSSIATASAVGKLIAERAIAGGVTEVVFDRSGYLYHGRVKALAEAARAAGLKF from the coding sequence ATGATCAGTAAACAATCAAGCAATGTAACACGCCAAAAGAGACATTTACGTATTCGTCAAACTCTTTCTGGTACCGCAGCAAGACCTCGTTTAAGTGTATATCGCTCTAATACAGCCTTCTATGCACAACTAATTGACGACGTTAACCAAACCACTTTATTCGCAGCAAGAAGCCAAGAACTAAACTTAAAAGGTTCTAGCATCGCGACTGCGTCAGCGGTTGGTAAATTGATCGCAGAACGCGCTATCGCAGGCGGCGTTACTGAGGTCGTATTCGACAGAAGTGGTTATTTATACCACGGACGTGTAAAGGCATTGGCCGAAGCAGCTAGAGCAGCTGGATTGAAATTCTAA